Proteins encoded in a region of the Shewanella polaris genome:
- a CDS encoding pseudouridine synthase, producing MRLDRFVVKSTELTQQQAIELIHQAKIYVNNVAVVDEAIQVHENNDIQLDGQKLVTRPFRYILINKPAYTLCSNADGVYPSLFSLLDVDRLSELHIAGRLDADTTGLVLITDDGRWTFSITSPSKKCNKVYRVTLVKPIAVDAAERFLQGIALQGEQGLTLPAQLKVLAPQEVLLTLTEGKFHQVKRMFAAIGNKVVSLHRQSIGTVNLDVELGDWRYLTTDEIQSFL from the coding sequence ATGCGTCTTGATCGATTTGTAGTGAAAAGTACTGAATTAACTCAACAGCAGGCCATTGAGTTAATTCATCAAGCTAAGATTTACGTTAATAATGTCGCTGTGGTGGATGAAGCCATCCAAGTACACGAAAATAATGATATTCAATTAGACGGTCAAAAGTTGGTAACTCGACCTTTTCGTTATATTTTAATCAATAAACCTGCCTATACTCTTTGTTCTAATGCGGATGGTGTATATCCGTCATTGTTTTCGCTATTAGATGTAGATCGACTATCCGAGCTGCATATTGCTGGACGTTTAGATGCTGATACCACTGGATTAGTGTTAATTACCGATGATGGCCGCTGGACATTTTCTATCACTTCACCTTCTAAAAAGTGCAATAAAGTCTACCGAGTAACGTTGGTCAAACCGATAGCTGTAGATGCTGCTGAGCGCTTTTTACAAGGCATTGCCTTACAAGGGGAACAAGGGCTAACGCTACCTGCACAATTAAAGGTTTTAGCACCACAAGAAGTATTACTTACGTTAACGGAAGGCAAGTTTCATCAAGTTAAGCGCATGTTTGCTGCTATCGGCAATAAAGTGGTGTCACTTCATAGACAAAGTATAGGTACTGTGAATCTTGATGTTGAGTTAGGAGATTGGCGTTATTTAACGACAGATGAAATTCAATCTTTTTTATAG
- a CDS encoding LysR family transcriptional regulator has protein sequence MLNQQWLTTFIKLVEVGHFTHTAEQLFMTQPGVSQHIKKLEQQVGVALLYRVGKSFELTEAGIHLHQQALIWQQQQQQLLSQIAVDDVHVGDCRIACSGSMALLLYPHLIDYQLPHKQLQISLEAAPNKRIIDSVLANQVELGIVTQAVHMDELALTPLGQQALCIVMPKSYQDKLVDFDQLMMLGMVSHPDAMHYWLQIVGHYFNDKQAGAQQVPLRSYVNQLHQILLPVAKGLAFAVLPQFAVDSFVKPQHICVPKLAGVKEGKEGVSEPLFLIHKKHRQLALRYQPIIDIIKQLM, from the coding sequence ATGTTAAATCAGCAATGGTTAACCACATTTATTAAGTTAGTCGAAGTCGGCCATTTCACTCATACGGCTGAACAATTATTTATGACTCAGCCAGGCGTGAGCCAACATATTAAAAAACTTGAGCAGCAAGTTGGGGTGGCTTTATTATATCGAGTGGGTAAAAGCTTTGAACTGACCGAAGCCGGAATTCATTTGCACCAGCAGGCTTTGATTTGGCAGCAACAGCAGCAGCAACTGTTGTCGCAAATAGCGGTAGATGATGTCCATGTGGGGGATTGTCGAATTGCGTGTTCTGGTTCGATGGCATTATTACTGTATCCGCACTTAATTGATTACCAATTACCGCATAAGCAATTACAAATCTCTTTAGAGGCCGCACCAAACAAACGCATTATCGACAGCGTTTTGGCCAATCAAGTTGAATTGGGCATTGTTACTCAAGCGGTTCACATGGATGAGTTAGCGCTAACGCCATTAGGCCAGCAAGCTTTGTGTATTGTAATGCCAAAATCCTATCAAGATAAGTTAGTCGACTTTGACCAGTTAATGATGTTAGGGATGGTTTCTCACCCTGATGCTATGCATTACTGGTTACAAATTGTTGGTCATTATTTTAACGATAAACAAGCTGGAGCTCAGCAAGTACCCTTACGCAGTTACGTTAATCAATTACATCAAATATTATTACCTGTAGCGAAAGGGTTAGCTTTTGCGGTATTGCCGCAGTTTGCGGTGGACAGTTTTGTTAAGCCACAACACATATGTGTCCCTAAGCTTGCTGGTGTTAAAGAGGGGAAAGAGGGCGTAAGTGAACCATTATTTTTAATCCATAAAAAACATCGGCAATTGGCACTACGTTACCAACCGATTATCGATATTATTAAACAGTTAATGTAG